In Microbacterium sp. SLBN-146, one genomic interval encodes:
- a CDS encoding PLDc N-terminal domain-containing protein, whose translation MGPNPLLPAGYDIVWSVVSFAILALVVVALVSISRSAKLLTSTQALTWTLVAIFVPMLGPIAWLAIGRRAARLSSSPVAASDASD comes from the coding sequence ATGGGTCCGAATCCGCTCCTCCCGGCCGGTTACGACATCGTCTGGTCGGTGGTGAGCTTCGCGATCCTGGCGCTCGTGGTCGTGGCTCTCGTATCGATCTCCCGTTCCGCGAAGCTCTTGACCTCGACGCAGGCTCTCACCTGGACACTCGTCGCGATCTTCGTCCCGATGCTGGGCCCCATCGCCTGGCTCGCGATCGGCCGTCGTGCCGCGCGACTTTCGAGCTCTCCTGTCGCGGCCTCTGACGCGTCCGACTGA